CTcaatcacacaggcctagagaccagtcagtGACTCCATGGTAAccactggttgctagggaaatgtgtttattattcagctggtgagtggttgctggaggttgctgcaccaaaaaccttgtTGCAGTTACTTTGGTTGCCAGTGCCGATTGCCCGTAAATTGCATGGAAGACACCAACTTCAGCAACCTTCAGCAACCAGTTGGACAATGCACGTATGAGCTCATCGGCTTAGCTGACGTGACTGGCAACATCCCTGCAACCCTGAAATGACTGATTCTTTGTGAAACATGACATCAGGGAGGAAGTAAAACGATGCTTTTCCAAGCACCCTCCAGGGTCTCACCATCACATTTGGACAAATAATCTTCAGGTCTGAAGGAAAGTTCAGACAATCAAGGGAAATTGAATTGATGCATATTTAGTCAAAATGTTTGTTCTTTAACCAATATTAGTTAATAAGTTGGCTGTCATTGCTCCTGCTGTTTCTCCCGTATTATAGTGATGTTTCCACAAAACATTCTTAAATGAAATACAGGCAGGAATCATTTTACTCGGTTTTATGGAAAAATGAACACTGAACTCAACTTtaccttcatgtttttattaaattttgttcatcttacaaattaaaaacaacttaaacacacaaaattaaCTTCAAGTTCACATTCTCCAGtaatctgtaaaaataaagtcGAAGAGTGTTTTTCTTAACAATGACCCAACTTCatgtatatacagtataatgTACATTACATGGGAAAACATatacaaataaatcaaatgtcCAGCTGATTTGGgggcaaataaaaacagaaggcGCCCACTGAATGAGCAGTAAACAAAAGACACACATCAGAACTATTGATCGGTATCAATCCTTATTGCTTAGAGTGATTTTACGTCCTCATCTGCTGCTCCACTGAGGAGGAATCACTGCGGTGCAGAGTGATGAAGAGCATAATAATTAATCATTTATATACAAATCTACAAGCTTGCTGTAAAACTGTGCAGCGGGAGGAACGAGCCTCCGTTACGAGGAAAGCTGAGGAACATAAATGTAGATTCTCGACACAGATCGTCTCATCCGACGTAAACAAAATGCCCTACGACCCTACGACCCGACTTTCCCAGAACATGACGAGCACCACGAAACATCCTGGCGTTGCTTCTACTATTCACAGCACAGATCGCTCCCTGTGCCGAACAACGAAAGTAAAACTGTGACCGAGACTAACCGAGGCCGCTGGAGACAGGCTGTCGCAAATGTGACTGCAAACCTTAAGGCAGGATGATCAAGGCACGTGTTGTCGTATTCCCAGGAGCAAAGGTTACTAAACTTCACTTTACTGTTTGTGACTGGATGTGAGATTTCTGTCAGGCTGCGTATTTCCAGGTTTGGGCTTGTTGGAATAAACTGTAGAGTTCAAATTGATTAATCATCTTTATTTTGATTGAATGATTGTTTCACTTATAGTCACGATTAAACAATAATGATATGTTATCTTTAATCTTCTTAAAGATTCTCATTGTCATCGCTTTAACAGTGCAAACTGAATATTTTGAGAGATTTTAATTTTTCCCATAATAAAAAATCTTATGTTTTACTTAGTGGTAGCACATGGCATGACTTGTTTACAGAGCAGAAACAGTCGACTGTCAGAATAAAAGTCTTTGTTTGGTGGGTGACTCACTGATCCCTTCATTTACTTAAtgagaacaaaaagaaatgaaacaaaaaataacctCAGATTCAAACTTCTCCAATAAGAACTGTGGAAGTCGCGTCACAACATGAAACCCAACAATGTGATCGTATTAAACTGCAGAATTTCAGCAGTATTAGTGTCaatgatctttttttaaaccgTCACCATATTGAGAGCTGAGCCCCAGGCTGGGATCCAGTCAGATAAACGTTAGTTTCCATCTGAATGTAGCATAAACGTTCACTAAAGGCGAGAAAAATCTCTGTGGAGGAAACAATTCTTCAGCCCTGTTATTACAAATATTATCataatcttaaaaaaagaacaataactgCAGAATCCTAAGTTTACCCAAAGGAAGAATTCAAACTGTTGCTCAGGAATGTCGCCgagtataaaaatgtaaagaaatgccCACATGAAAGCCTCTGGAGTGTTGAAGGCAAAAATTCACATTTCGATGGTTTTCACGTGTCAGCAAACAGTCAGTGGCTTATCTTTGAAACCTATTTCACCTATGAGAACATATTTACTCAGGTAGTGACTGTAGTTGAATCATGAAGTGCAGATTTAGTAAAAGTGTGATTTGTTTGGTAAACTATGACctcaaaaaaagccaaaaacctCTCGTTTGATAAACGGGAAACCACGCAGAGCCAAAATGGCTCCTCAAGAGTCTTAGTTTCCTGTAGGGCTGAGGTCTGAAGACCAAACTTGAGCAATTTCCAAGATCTCAGGGTCTTTTCTTTGTAATATAAGATACCAGATGAATGTTCCGGAGTCACAACCTCTCTGATGGTTGGCCTTCCAGTCTAATTCGTGCCCTTGAGCTCAAAGCGGCTGTACACTTGCTTGGGCTTCATCTTGTTGTATTGGTTCACCAGGTCCAGCTTGCTGTGGCCCAGCGTCATTCGTTTCTGGTCCTTCCGGCTTATTATACCGACCGGAGAAAGCGGCGGCGGTGGACTCTGCTGACTCTCCGGCTCAGTTGGAGAAAGGTCCGGTCCTCCCCAGGGTGAGCCGTGAGGAGACGGAGTCCTCCGGAAGTTGTAGGCGTCCCTGTCTTTAGAGTTGGATGACAGGAAGTAATCTGAAAGCTTGTTGAACATCCCGCTGGGGAGCCTCTGCTTAGGCGGCGGTTTGGTGTCATTGACTGGGGAGGGTATTGAGGAGGGGAAGAGATCTTGTTTGTGATCGTACAGCCCCAAACCCTGAAACTTGGTAGAGGTTCCACCAATATTTCCCCGCAAGACATCTGCTGTGTTGGGTTTGTTCCACTCGATACCCATCGCTTGACCGTAGGCCGGTGGCGGGCGATCGGGAATTGGGGCGAAATTGATTCCCCCATTAGCAGAGCTTCGCCCTCCTGGTGTAGGGGTCTGTCCTCCCGATCGGTCGCTCAGTCCTCTTCTTTCAGGGCTCAGGTGGgagccagctgcagcctccttATCATGACTTTGCGTGACCTTGTAGACCGTGTTTGAGGACATTCCAGGTGCAGCCTTCACACTGGAGATGCTGTTACTCGATTGGCTGCTAGAGTTTTCGGAGCACCCCCTGTCCCGCTGCCTGTGGAAGAAGAAAAGTTAAAAGTGGCACACTGAAGTTCTGTTGATTTCATAGAGAGATTATATTTCCATCATGATGTCACATAAATCAAGTTTCAAAGAGTTTTTGCGGCAGCTGTCATTCACATAATTAACTCAGGAAAAAAGCTTCTGATGAAACTCGGAAAAAACTAAAACCTTGACAGTAATCAGAATGAAAGCGTCTCCCCTTACAGCGAATACCTTCTTACCTTTCAGACAGTAGATCCAGCCCGTGGCCTGGGCTGAGCCCCAGAGCCAGGCCGGGGGCAATCATGGGAGGGTACGGTGGGTAGTACGGCATCCCGTCCTCCTCCGGGTTGTAGAAACAGTCGATGATCTGGGAGTCGGCGTACAAACAGCGAAACTCTCGGTCAAAGCTGTCAGCGATGCGCCCCGAGAAATGCATCACCATGTTGCTGTGCACCTGAGCCGACAACCAGGTGAAACTGGAGAGAAGAGGTCAAAGGTTAGAGTCAGACATCTGCCTCCTCTGTTTTTTGGATTTAAGCATACATAACAGAGTACAAGGTGTGAGATGGATGAGCTATTGAAATAGAACCACACTCTTCCCCATAAACTTCCTTCACATCCGATGAATGAAAATCAGGTCGAGCGATCGGCATTTTGACCGGCAGCCATCGCAGAAGCATGAGAACAAAGGGACATAACCTGTCCTCCTCTGAGGGATCGAAAAATAGCAACCAAGCTGAAAAATCCAGATGTGCCTGAGAAGATGACCCTGAATGGAAGATCTGCCGAATGCAACTTAACTcaagttttggatttttttcctgaGACCTTTATGAACTTTTGGACTTGAACTATTTTACTGCTGatctggtaaatggcctgtatttgtatagcgctttacttagtccctatggaccccaaactGCTTTACActgcattcagtcatccacacattcacacactggtgatggcaatcgcactgacagaggcactGACTGGTACTCAAAGGGAACTTACTATAAATGCATTAATGTGTGTTTAAGTAATAAGTATATAACAATAATTATTGAACTATATGTGTTTAAAGACAGAAAGGCCAAAGTGAATTTTAGGTGCAGTCGCCTCTCTGCAGGTGCTGGACGGCAGCAGCTGAGATGGATTTGTCAAAGTTCTGATTTGAACCTCGCTCAGCAGCATTTAGCAGTATTTGATGCATCAGTTatgtaaaagatcaaatcaCACTCGGTGCAGCTGCCGATTACCAGGTGGCATTTCAAGTACAATGAGTTCACGCAGATAAAAATCAGAAAGTGAAAGCAGTTCTGGATAAGAGCCTGAATAGATCGAGGCTTGATGTTTGTCATGTGTGACAGGTTTTTCTGCCATCATGTGCATGAAATCTCAAAATTATGAAACACAAACTGAGGCTGAGACTCGGTacctctcagctgtgtctgtgtaAATTATCTCCCTCCACCTCCAGCTGATAAACAGCCCTGCAGTGAGTGTTAACTATTTCCTGGATGATGATGAGTCAGTGCAATGACTCATCAGTTTATCAGCTGGCGAGAGGTGGACGCGAGGTGCACGAACACCGAAGGCGTCTAACTGAGCAGCAGACACTTTACTGCATTTATGTGCAGGCGAGACAAAGGTTCAGCATTAGACGACCACACAGACGTCTGAGTTTTAGCCACATTACAAAGTTTCTACAACTAAAAGATTAAGATGTTCGACACCTTTTCATTAACAAGTCACAAAATGTACCAGCTGTTTACAGATACACAAAGCAGGGtgagtgggtggatggatggtgcGTTAGCCGAGCACCAGCACACCCTCATCAACACCAACCATCATGATACATGTTTGTTTAAACAAGCTTTAAACAGCATATTGTTTAACAATAATACTCATGTTAGAGCCAGCATTACTAACATACACTCTGACCGGTCTGAGCTGCTAACAGCAGGggcctttgttttgttgttagcCATTTAGCTAATCGCATATTTGCTACTTTAGCCAAACTAGCATTCGTGCACATTTAAACCCTGCAGAAGGACTCGTTTTCAAGGACACCTCGTACTTCTACAGACACAAGTTAATGACACAGAGTCTGTATCTGTTTCATCTCCATAAACAGAACCTGTAATACATTACTAGACTTTGTATTGTGTATTTAAATGACAGCAGAGTGTTTGGGTTGAAGAGCAAAGTGCCAGCTAAGTTTGTCCCTGTAATATCTGATCTCAGGCCAGTTGGCAGATTTGATTCTGATTTGCACAAATGTGAACCGGACAGCATCTCAATGATATCAGAGCAGGTGTAATTCATAGTTTAACTGATTCACTGGCATCttcaaagcaacacaaagaACTTTAATACTCATGGAAACTTAAAAGGAAATTTACAGATTTACGAAACCGATTCTTTTCTGATTGTAATCAAGCCATTACAGACTTGACTGTGTGAGAACAAAGCAAGACAACCTCAGAGGAACCTGCAGGACGGCGTTCCTCAGCACTAAACCACTCAGTGCTCAGCTATGTTTGATATGATTCATCTGAATTCCTGATTAGTTCTGAAGAAGAACAGCTCAGAGCACACCTTCATTATCTAAACACCCGATACACATAAATGGTAATTTTACTGTCTTCCGGTTCAGATCATTAAAGTTGTGGTTTAATTAACAAACAA
This DNA window, taken from Astatotilapia calliptera chromosome 5, fAstCal1.2, whole genome shotgun sequence, encodes the following:
- the fam83c gene encoding protein FAM83C: MISSEGLRPASNGRKPLGKLATRLEEVKNPWRQGSTLELSHNEAARLATDALLEHGEKEYRKVLTEEREVNFLSPLEIHYITQHAASKTCGGSDSNGVGPGDRDFGDGDAVSELTSGTYFPMMSDEEPPMLELGWPDTPTRYGPSETQIYFQRDKSHNIKDLIRSLINKAKKVIAVVMDVFTDVDLLCDLMEASNKRRVPVYILLDEKNLGHFTGMCSALDIQNSHLSNMRVRSVCGDTYCTKSGKKFTGQVLEKFMIIDCDEVIAGSYSFTWLSAQVHSNMVMHFSGRIADSFDREFRCLYADSQIIDCFYNPEEDGMPYYPPYPPMIAPGLALGLSPGHGLDLLSERQRDRGCSENSSSQSSNSISSVKAAPGMSSNTVYKVTQSHDKEAAAGSHLSPERRGLSDRSGGQTPTPGGRSSANGGINFAPIPDRPPPAYGQAMGIEWNKPNTADVLRGNIGGTSTKFQGLGLYDHKQDLFPSSIPSPVNDTKPPPKQRLPSGMFNKLSDYFLSSNSKDRDAYNFRRTPSPHGSPWGGPDLSPTEPESQQSPPPPLSPVGIISRKDQKRMTLGHSKLDLVNQYNKMKPKQVYSRFELKGTN